The following proteins come from a genomic window of Trifolium pratense cultivar HEN17-A07 linkage group LG4, ARS_RC_1.1, whole genome shotgun sequence:
- the LOC123922629 gene encoding uncharacterized protein LOC123922629, which produces MSDMEKTLPQLLSMLRQAEQNLKSKGKSNHVLMIGKGNHKRGNKVKGNKGKGKEVVKPKSAPQALKPTGGIAKEGKCFHCNKTGHWKRNCPKYLEDKKNGIESSNSAGAAKE; this is translated from the exons ATGTCTGACATGGAGAAAACTCTGCCACAATTGTTAAGCATGTTGAGACAGGCTGAACAGAATTTGAAGTCAAAAGGGAAGTCGAATCATGTCCTGATGATCGGCAAAGGAAATCACAAAAGGGGCAACAAAGtgaagggcaacaaagggaagggcaaagAAGTTGTCAAACCCAAATCTGCCCCTCAAGCTTTGAAGCCTACTGGTGGCATTGCAAAGGAGGGTAAGTGCTTCCATTGTAACAAaactggacattggaagaggaactgcccaaagTACCTAGAAGATAAGAAGAATGGAATAGAGAGTtccaattcagcag gggctgcaaaggagtag
- the LOC123922630 gene encoding secreted RxLR effector protein 161-like, with protein sequence MNEIPYASAIGSIMYAMLCTRPDVSYALSSTSRYQSDPGESHWIAVKNILKYLRRTKDSFLIFGNMEELAVVGYTDASFQTDKDDFRSQSGYVFCLNGGAVSWKSSKQETVADSMTEAEYIAASSAAKEAVWIKKFISELGIVPSIVDPIDLYYPLTKPLAQQKHDGHTRSMGIRGMPDWL encoded by the exons ATGAATGAGATTCCATATGCGTCTGCAATtggatctatcatgtatgccatgttATGTACTCGTCCAGATGTCTCGTATGCTTTAAGTTCAACGAGCAGGTACCAATCTGATCCCGGTGAGAGTCACTGGATAGCTGTCAAGAATATCCTTAAGTACTTGAGAAGGACTAAAGATTCATTCTTGATATTTGGAAACATGGAAGAGCTTGCGGTAGTTGGATATACCGACGCTAGTTTCCAGACAGATAAGGATGACTTCAGATCGCAATCTGGTTATGTGTTCTGCTTAAATGGTGGCGCTGTAAGCTGGAAAAGTTCGAAGCAAGAAACAGTTGCTGATTCTATGACCGAGGCCGAGTATATTGCCGCATCAagtgcagcaaaggaagctgtttggatcAAGAAGTTCATAAGTGAACTTGGCATAgtccctagcattgtggatcccattgatCTCTACT ACCCACTgacaaagcctcttgctcagcaGAAGCATGATGGACATACTAGATCTATGGGTATTAGAGGaatgcctgattggctctag
- the LOC123882163 gene encoding AT-hook motif nuclear-localized protein 20-like, whose amino-acid sequence MANWLNRVGLRRDQDFENNSGIVTPTLSNNSNSNTVNINGNVNGEGENSTGRVSSGQNTGSGGRRPRGRPPGSRNKAKPPVVITRETPNALRSHILEIADGNDIVACISNFANVRHRGVSIHCGSGAVSNVTLRQRSDPTGNMLVLAGRYELVSLSGAFLPPPSPPSATGLSVYITGAHGQLIGGIVVGGLVACGPVMIVASTFANATYERLPLAIEEEQEANMQEINNINHVINNNIGINGIINNHNNDGGSGSGSGASGSASGSGGGGGATSHGLAEYNLNPNLLHNGVGHPRAHDVFWRPPPGF is encoded by the coding sequence ATGGCGAATTGGTTGAACCGGGTCGGGTTACGAAGAGACCAAGACTTCGAAAACAACAGCGGTATCGTTACTCCAACGTTGAGTAACAACAGCAACAGCAACACCGTTAACATTAACGGTAACGTTAACGGAGAAGGTGAAAACAGCACCGGCCGTGTCAGCAGTGGACAGAACACCGGAAGTGGCGGACGCCGTCCACGTGGACGTCCGCCTGGTTCAAGGAACAAGGCAAAACCGCCGGTGGTGATAACCAGAGAAACTCCAAACGCGCTGCGCAGCCATATCTTGGAAATCGCCGACGGAAACGACATCGTTGCGTGTATTTCCAACTTTGCTAATGTCCGCCACCGTGGAGTTTCGATTCATTGCGGTTCCGGCGCTGTTAGCAATGTCACTCTCCGGCAACGGTCTGATCCTACCGGAAATATGCTTGTTCTTGCTGGGAGATATGAGCTTGTTTCACTCAGCGGTGCTTTTTTGCCTCCGCCGTCGCCTCCGTCGGCTACCGGACTGTCGGTTTATATCACCGGAGCTCACGGACAGCTGATCGGAGGAATTGTCGTCGGGGGTTTGGTTGCTTGTGGACCTGTCATGATCGTTGCTTCTACTTTTGCTAATGCTACTTATGAAAGATTACCATTAGCTatagaagaggaacaagaagcaAATATGCAAGAGATTAATAACATTAATCATgttattaataataacattGGTATTAATGGTATTATTAATAATCACAACAATGATGGTGGTTCTGGTTCTGGTTCTGGTGCTTCTGGCTCAGCAAGTGGTAGTGGTGGCGGCGGCGGCGCAACTTCTCATGGATTAGCTGAATACAATTTGAATCCAAATTTGCTGCACAATGGTGTTGGACATCCTAGGGCACATGATGTGTTCTGGCGTCCACCTCCAGGGTTCTGA